In Pseudonocardia sp. DSM 110487, the sequence AGCGGATCAAGACCAGCACCCGCAACGCTGTCACCACCGACGACGTCGAGCTGACCCGTCAGCGGCTGCGGCTGTTGATGGCCGACCCGGAGGACGCCACCGAGGAGCTGGTCGAGGTCCGGCACGCGATCTACCACGCCCCGGACTTCGTGGCCAATGTCGACAACCTGCTGTCGCTGCAGGACATGGAGCGCCGCACGCGCAACCTGCTCACGCCGGAGGAGCTCGCCCGGATCACGCAGCCGACGCTGATCGTGTGGGGTCGGGAGAACCCGTTCGGCGAGGTGCCGGAGGCGTCCGCGATGCACGAGAACATCCCCGGCTCGCAGCTGGAGCTGTTCGAGCGGTGCGGGCACTGGCCGCAGCACGAGCAGGCCGAGCTCTACAACCCGATCAGCCTGGAGTTCCTCCGGAAGGCCGGGCGCTGATGCGGGCCGCGCGCTTCCACGCGTGGGGTGGGGCGCCGGTCCTCGACGAGGTTCCGCCGCCGACTCGCGCCGACGGCGAGGTACTGGTGACGGTCGACGCCGCCGCCGTCGCCCACCTCGACCTGACCATCGCGGGCGGCGACTTCGGGATGAAGCCCCAGCTGCCCTACATCGGCGGCGTCGAGGGGGCAGGGGTCGTCGCGGAGGCCGCCGGTGGTCTGGAACCGGGT encodes:
- a CDS encoding alpha/beta fold hydrolase, which gives rise to MSIWTELSPIPFRVEYVDAAGVPTRALRAGNPDAESVVFLHGTSGHLEVFTRNVVAHAEYDVHAIDMLGHGYTGKPDRPYEIADYVQHLVDYFDAVGIARAHIVGESLGGWVGARTAATHPERVQSLQLLCAGGTVANPAVMERIKTSTRNAVTTDDVELTRQRLRLLMADPEDATEELVEVRHAIYHAPDFVANVDNLLSLQDMERRTRNLLTPEELARITQPTLIVWGRENPFGEVPEASAMHENIPGSQLELFERCGHWPQHEQAELYNPISLEFLRKAGR